In the genome of Dermacentor andersoni chromosome 3, qqDerAnde1_hic_scaffold, whole genome shotgun sequence, one region contains:
- the LOC126546259 gene encoding uncharacterized protein isoform X2 encodes MEAPEYVQAQAPTYAPEYMYVPEFMAREQPEVVAPREVGEARAFEAVRPTGVLYVEPPSYELEYLPVPEFMTREQPIGVPGEEKEALVPEEPRPAKMLSMPSTGYEMELPWVAGIVTKPAAEVPEKEKEPPVKVPTMETPEYVQAQPPTYAPEYMYVPEFMARLQPEVAAPREVEEARVFEVVRPTGVLYVEPPSYELEYLHVPEFMMREQPIGVPVQEKEAPAPEAETRAKELAIPPFGYDVGFPVIADFATKSTVEVPQTQIGKISEYHIAVDLAKKTSSIEYSGTDSTSFRDATVPEQVYSGTALAPHVSTSSETTPAFESAESAFMETLKQKYATVDVPGDSSSCKSTSSLGARRVEEREIAMWSADQQASTQAAISTSGFQVPVTVETKTDRRSSLQEDVANGLFHYSRFTDAFGKAEALCDAELEKIKLEFGRLPFPPEQQQLSGAAGKARRSSSSSDFSSLSIHADAITRRLLRDVTTVERFQQVVPSMNQYEPPDEAPSQTSSEGQKKANGHRCNFDVLTTEKVTRMEERLEYIEPIQSEDFSTGTSRPNSDDEKSKSTDFITTTIVLKNEKEEDMRYAELMPLICFKGGEPSNSAACPKESHSQEASKCPPDSDEEQFITTNVKMETRVKEKFQVVKPMKPVKKRNTTDADAQSKKLVKSSIRNEITLKQFLHEAEHRRLEVTKAEMIASLRPEPSVAEEEAVKLIPIVAEQRQVQPSSQKRTRSPGSRPLDRDFADELPSVDELELSLHPPMSIGSPQRKIDASTVMQAVDMADGIPSAEETEVVKTHYSLNPKSLAPRRTKIVEMSVLHSVSDAPSVEEADFPITPQPSTEEALRSRVDSVHTWRRQSEKPTPSSSAASEARKPPAPEDEYSSLPFMSHTFESQLEMVPSVEAAPKESSASLSPLSAVPQPEVKETALAEHEGRQGLEQEPLKPPEQENADQEKLHSEFSSKKTFRDDRRLSVKHGYKEITVSEDSQPPEQPQMPEVPLIVRPSSPTYTLLEETATLDTMQPIPTLEPEPAPYPQVASPDVRRTYNIIDVTTVEEPVEQREEVVLEPVSVRRDSTGYQIYNREGSVQEPLTAIEQEVVAEAAPKSDTASLGADESLLIEQFDKDSVGSEDNQPQELQIPEAPVTLHPSSPTYHLIEDVASPDSAVTEPNLQPEPPLPPRMPSQEVHQTYKIIDIPAKEEALDQPEELVPDSFTSPEIRNTSMAQTFKTFDKDAKSEQKEDQEDAYLLPEVKLSSSDTKHKTFKLLGQAKPTASKPPPVAPQARPLQYELEYLYVPDFMKQETSPKTPTSDFSGKVSPESTLERVYTPDYTTTAAPAGGPLAPVTPSTYEQPQEYALEYIYVPDFMRSEAPALTREQGLNLQTSEMELSLPAYPISPEKLSGSTVILAETTPQEAGSGFEQSTEYTTEERQMRFAKAPSEKEHPAPSEHASSIASGVGQAQPPKYEAEYLYVPDFMKSEVLSEGAGGSNITVPYKKKARAPPDEDVARAPVTYEQQFEGKFSHSVVTQESPAGLQAPTVMASIEQPPSYLQQYVYVPESVRVPCREAPGSASQSSKDITASDVQPPEYELGYLYVPEFMTTEAPVESVLAPIHPTNVISDLSRLHDQEFSNIEQPEPNINEMTGHGATIATAAAAYEETTKYDRRYEFDSMTAEAPAGDFQVAETERLLPREHESEAENIKSTSPAQDTFATESSFTFPDYSFAPESSDEYRPVFEKPTAGPPQDTSEAPVFTIETRPSTSAAEKQPGDEFAEVTSTELFATAAHSLATVASTEYEPAMKSLKLTEESPITSVESLHPAPAETEPGLEGMQKSQNYESLQHEDGLQSIEKRDHDSAAETALEFKRSVKPQEKLHGTLLSTLEEDARQKGPGFQAVNKQLGEGSVDGSSDEAFSSAITDFRPAGAEKSAHDVQSGENVGPELKPLTQTRGVESSETTSEEMFLSAARDEHERDHDDGLQNQAVAEPSAGTTEELSLPSSEPASLRVSKKVESDFETATQPSAKASAEMTSQEEHSPATMDEYGGSHRPSMDLQSAAEPSVAPKEFSLPASEAAHQKDEVRSQVVQITQASALESASAHGSAEAAAAHYQTLAKSSDLEETSLYPSEQAYELSENKRVPESFPQHELFAAPLAKSEDGSVPSSEAARQQHEGLQPEVEVIVQPPGEGSTDLTSEEVLFPKSGGYGGPFEIGPQEPPVAEQLVEIEETSVPTSELTYQPSERVEAASEATMKPSSEEPVEKTSEESLAVQYASEVTVRQAHQPPAEHLVETKKLSVPATERARQAREKEQTEVEILTKPSAVQPSELAFGGAFAAPETHPPYQHFVKTSEPTTEPEYTLVPESEYSVSLAEAARETSGPTVKNLEGWSRSESAGRTSEKIMPRRTRQEQGTSDSEMRAAGQAEYSEDVSVFPTETTLQSSLNAQGESEAIPEAIAQKTPERTLEGSFAPTTKQGALPPEGTAIEHRSSIGMTLEVPPEIAAQEMAPPPRKLWSELRTEEARSESSLLATTKSGRQENDLAALPYKSVSESYFASLPGLQAPKTRTEDAVTIEPSELRTLEHGPIMEAVVAPDFAPSVEHAVPPSQRPLPDIAALASADAKQPVVAVQEGVAYAALSYPDDGDLFAVFGDIDFLTPLATIDAELHTLIGGFPQDTLVPVPPMECSPCMAAEAQPPEPLIQLSEGSPCGMSPVDWLVVEAFPGPSTAPVEISQLGVPASVESSMGEDPSMSPGEKETSR; translated from the coding sequence ATGGAAGCGCCTGAATACGTCCAAGCACAGGCTCCCACTTACGCGCCAGAATACATGTATGTGCCAGAATTCATGGCACGTGAACAACCTGAAGTAGTAGCACCGCGGGAAGTAGGGGAAGCGAGAGCTTTCGAGGCCGTGAGACCAACCGGAGTGCTTTACGTAGAGCCTCCTTCTTACGAACTGGAGTACCTCCCCGTGCCAGAATTCATGACGCGAGAACAACCTATAGGTGTTCCAGGAGAAGAAAAGGAAGCACTGGTTCCAGAAGAGCCAAGGCCGGCCAAAATGCTATCGATGCCTTCTACTGGTTATGAAATGGAATTGCCCTGGGTCGCAGGTATTGTTACGAAGCCAGCGGCGGAAGTtccagagaaagaaaaagagcctcCTGTCAAAGTTCCCACGATGGAAACGCCTGAATACGTCCAAGCACAGCCTCCCACTTACGCGCCAGAATACatgtacgtgccagaattcatggCACGTTTACAACCTGAAGTAGCAGCACCGCGGGAAGTAGAGGAAGCGAGAGTTTTCGAGGTCGTGAGACCAACCGGAGTGCTTTACGTAGAGCCTCCTTCTTACGAACTGGAGTATCTCCACGTGCCAGAATTCATGATGCGAGAACAACCTATAGGTGTTCCAGTACAAGAAAAGGAAGCTCCGGCTCCAGAAGCGGAAACACGGGCCAAGGAGCTTGCGATACCGCCTTTTGGTTATGATGTGGGATTCCCTGTCATTGCAGATTTTGCTACGAAATCGACAGTGGAAGTTCCACAAACACAAATAGGGAAGATTTCAGAGTACCACATTGCCGTGGACCTTGCGAAGAAGACAAGCAGCATTGAGTATTCAGGGACGGACAGCACAAGCTTCAGGGATGCCACCGTACCGGAGCAAGTCTATTCTGGAACGGCTCTTGCGCCGCATGTATCGACAAGTAGTGAAACTACCCCTGCGTTTGAAAGCGCCGAGTCTGCTTTTATGGAAACGCTGAAGCAAAAGTACGCAACTGTCGATGTTCCCGGTGACTCAAGCTCATGCAAGTCGACCTCGTCGCTCGGCGCACGCCGGGTAGAGGAAAGAGAGATCGCGATGTGGTCCGCTGATCAACAAGCGAGCACGCAGGCAGCGATAAGCACTTCCGGTTTTCAGGTACCAGTCACCGTTGAGACTAAGACTGATAGACGCAGCTCACTACAAGAGGATGTCGCAAACGGACTTTTCCATTACTCCCGATTCACAGACGCTTTCGGGAAAGCCGAAGCGCTCTGCGACGCCGAACTCGAGAAAATAAAGCTGGAATTCGGCCGATTACCTTTTCCTCCCGAACAACAACAGCTCTCAGGAGCAGCCGGAAAAGCGCGGCGCAGCTCATCTTCTTCCGACTTCAGTTCTTTGTCCATTCACGCCGATGCTATTACGAGAAGACTGCTTCGCGACGTCACTACGGTCGAGCGTTTTCAGCAAGTAGTGCCATCGATGAACCAGTACGAGCCGCCCGATGAAGCTCCGTCGCAGACTTCCTCCGAGGGACAGAAAAAGGCCAATGGTCACAGGTGCAACTTCGATGTCTTAACCACGGAGAAGGTTACTCGCATGGAAGAGAGACTTGAATACATCGAGCCCATCCAGTCCGAAGATTTTTCTACCGGTACTTCTCGCCCAAACTCTGACGACGAGAAAAGCAAGTCTACCGATTTTATAACTACGACTATAGTCCTGAAAAACGAAAAGGAGGAAGACATGCGGTATGCCGAGCTCATGCCCTTGATCTGTTTCAAAGGCGGAGAGCCGAGCAATTCTGCAGCATGCCCCAAAGAATCGCACTCCCAGGAGGCCAGTAAATGTCCGCCAGATTCGGACGAAGAGCAGTTTATCACAACCAATGTCAAAATGGAGACGCGCGTTAAGGAGAAATTCCAAGTCGTGAAGCCCATGAAACCGGTCAAGAAGCGAAATACTACCGACGCAGATGCGCAGTCAAAGAAGCTGGTCAAAAGTTCTATCCGCAACGAAATCACATTGAAGCAGTTTCTCCATGAAGCGGAACATAGAAGATTAGAGGTCACCAAGGCCGAAATGATCGCCTCGTTGCGGCCCGAACCCTCCGTCGCCGAAGAAGAAGCCGTGAAGCTCATTCCGATAGTGGCCGAACAGCGGCAGGTTCAACCCAGTAGCCAGAAGCGAACGCGCTCTCCTGGCTCACGGCCACTAGACAGAGACTTCGCGGACGAACTGCCTTCAGTCGACGAGTTGGAGCTGAGTTTGCACCCGCCGATGAGCATTGGATCGCCGCAGCGGAAGATCGACGCGAGCACCGTCATGCAGGCGGTCGACATGGCGGACGGAATTCCGTCTGCCGAGGAGACCGAAGTGGTCAAAACTCACTACTCCTTAAATCCGAAAAGCCTCGCCCCGCGCCGGACTAAAATCGTCGAGATGTCGGTGCTGCACTCGGTTTCGGACGCGCCTTCCGTAGAAGAAGCCGACTTTCCTATAACCCCGCAGCCGTCCACGGAAGAAGCCTTGCGGTCCCGCGTGGACTCGGTGCATACGTGGCGGCGCCAGTCAGAAAAGCCGACGCCATCGTCCAGCGCAGCAAGTGAGGCACGAAAGCCGCCAGCTCCAGAGGACGAATATTCGTCGCTCCCGTTCATGAGCCACACATTCGAGAGCCAACTCGAGATGGTCCCGAGCGTGGAGGCTGCCCCTAAAGAGAGCAGCGCTTCACTTTCTCCACTTTCTGCAGTGCCTCAGCCAGAGGTGAAAGAAACGGCGCTCGCAGAACATGAGGGCCGACAGGGCTTAGAACAAGAGCCGCTGAAGCCACCTGAGCAAGAAAACGCAGATCAAGAAAAGCTTCATAGCGAGTTTTCGAGCAAGAAAACTTTTCGCGACGACCGGAGGCTGTCAGTAAAGCATGGCTACAAGGAAATCACAGTTAGTGAAGACAGCCAGCCGCCAGAACAACCCCAGATGCCTGAGGTGCCGCTCATTGTACGCCCTAGTTCACCGACATACACGCTTCTTGAGGAAACCGCGACACTAGATACCATGCAGCCCATTCCTACGCTCGAGCCCGAACCGGCGCCTTATCCTCAAGTAGCCTCGCCTGATGTGCGTCGCACTTACAATATCATCGACGTGACGACAGTTGAAGAACCCGTGGAACAGCGCGAAGAGGTAGTGCTCGAACCCGTCTCTGTTCGTCGCGATAGCACTGGATACCAAATATACAACCGCGAGGGCTCGGTGCAGGAGCCTCTGACTGCTATCGAACAAGAAGTGGTGGCCGAAGCAGCGCCAAAAAGCGACACGGCGTCACTAGGTGCCGACGAAAGTCTGCTGATAGAGCAATTTGACAAGGACAGCGTTGGTTCCGAGGACAACCAACCACAGGAACTGCAGATTCCCGAAGCACCTGTCACTTTGCACCCCAGCTCGCCGACATACCATCTGATTGAGGACGTCGCATCACCAGACAGTGCTGTGACTGAGCCAAACCTACAACCCGAGCCACCACTTCCTCCCCGGATGCCTTCACAGGAGGTACACCAGACGTACAAGATTATTGACATCCCAGCTAAAGAGGAAGCCCTAGACCAACCGGAAGAATTGGTGCCGGACAGTTTTACCTCTCCGGAAATTAGAAATACATCCATGGCACAAACGTTTAAAACATTTGACAAGGATGCTAAGTCAGAACAAAAAGAAGACCAAGAGGACGCATACTTGCTTCCCGAAGTTAAGTTATCTAGCTCGGATACGAAGCATAAAACGTTCAAGCTTCTCGGCCAAGCCAAACCAACTGCCTCAAAACCACCACCTGTCGCGCCCCAAGCACGCCCACTGCAGTACGAACTAGAGTACTTATATGTACCCGATTTTATGAAGCAAGAAACATCTCCAAAAACTCCGACCTCGGATTTTTCCGGGAAAGTGTCACCTGAATCTACTCTGGAACGCGTGTATACACCCGACTATACGACAACAGCTGCACCAGCCGGAGGACCTCTGGCACCAGTCACACCATCAACTTACGAACAACCTCAAGAGTATGCACTAGAGTACATCTACGTACCGGACTTCATGAGGTCAGAAGCACCGGCTCTAACGCGTGAGCAAGGTCTAAATTTACAAACCTCAGAAATGGAGCTCAGCTTGCCGGCATATCCAATCTCTCCGGAAAAACTATCAGGCAGCACAGTAATACTCGCAGAAACGACACCACAGGAGGCAGGGTCGGGCTTTGAACAGTCCACGGAGTATACAACGGAAGAACGCCAGATGCGATTCGCGAAGGCACCAAGCGAAAAAGAACATCCAGCTCCAAGTGAACACGCATCGTCCATAGCTTCGGGAGTGGGCCAAGCGCAACCGCCAAAATATGAAGCGGAATATTTGTACGTGCCGGATttcatgaaatcggaagttctgTCAGAAGGAGCCGGAGGTTCGAACATCACTGTGCCGTATAAAAAAAAAGCCCGAGCTCCTCCTGACGAAGATGTAGCAAGAGCTCCTGTAACTTACGAACAGCAATTTGAAGGCAAGTTCTCGCATTCCGTCGTTACTCAAGAGTCACCCGCAGGACTACAGGCGCCTACTGTCATGGCGTCTATTGAACAGCCCCCAAGTTACTTACAGCAGTACGTCTACGTCCCCGAGTCCGTGAGAGTACCTTGTCGCGAAGCTCCAGGTTCAGCAAGCCAATCAAGTAAAGACATCACCGCAAGTGACGTACAGCCACCAGAGTATGAACTGGGATATCTTTACGTACCAGAATTCATGACGACTGAAGCACCTGTCGAATCTGTGCTAGCACCGATTCACCCGACTAACGTCATTTCTGATCTGTCACGCCTGCATGACCAAGAATTTTCCAACATCGAGCAGCCTGAACCCAACATAAACGAAATGACAGGGCATGGAGCCACAATAGCAACAGCTGCTGCCGCCTACGAAGAGACGACAAAATATGATCGCCGCTATGAATTTGACTCCATGACAGCAGAAGCCCCAGCAGGGGATTTTCAAGTAGCCGAAACAGAACGCTTGCTGCCAAGAGAACATGAATCGGAAGCAGAAAACATTAAATCTACGTCCCCAGCTCAAGATACGTTTGCAACAGAGTCTTCCTTCACTTTTCCCGACTATTCCTTCGCGCCTGAAAGCAGTGACGAATACCGCCCAGTGTTTGAAAAACCCACTGCAGGGCCACCGCAAGACACGTCAGAGGCCCCAGTTTTTACTATAGAAACACGCCCTAGCACGAGCGCAGCTGAGAAACAACCTGGTGACGAATTTGCGGAAGTGACGTCTACAGAACTATTTGCCACAGCCGCACATAGCTTAGCCACCGTCGCGTCTACGGAATACGAGCCCGCTATGAAATCGTTGAAATTGACTGAAGAGTCTCCAATAACATCAGTGGAATCATTGCACCCAGCACCCGCGGAAACAGAGCCTGGTTTGGAGGGGATGCAGAAGTCGCAAAATTATGAATCGTTACAGCACGAAGACGGCCTTCAATCAATCGAGAAAAGGGACCATGACAGCGCTGCTGAAACGGCTCTTGAATTCAAACGTAGCGTGAAGCCGCAAGAAAAACTTCATGGAACGTTACTTTCCACTTTGGAGGAAGATGCACGACAAAAAGGACCCGGCTTTCAGGCCGTCAATAAACAACTCGGTGAGGGTTCGGTTGACGGTTCATCGGATGAAGCGTTCTCCTCGGCGATAACCGATTTCCGGCCTGCTGGTGCGGAAAAATCAGCTCACGATGTACAATCGGGTGAAAATGTAGGGCCTGAACTCAAACCACTCACTCAAACGCGAGGCGTAGAATCGAGTGAAACTACCTCAGAAGAAATGTTTCTTTCTGCAGCGAGAGACGAACACGAACGCGACCACGACGATGGTCTGCAAAATCAGGCTGTTGCGGAACCGTCAGCGGGGACGACCGAAGAGCTTTCGTTACCAAGTTCAGAACCGGCGTCTCTCCGGGTGTCCAAGAAAGTGGAATCCGACTTTGAAACCGCTACGCAGCCATCGGCTAAAGCATCGGCAGAAATGACATCGCAAGAAGAACATAGTCCCGCGACAATGGACGAATATGGCGGCTCTCACAGGCCTAGTATGGATTTACAAAGCGCCGCGGAGCCATCGGTAGCACCAAAAGAATTTTCGCTGCCTGCATCGGAAGCAGCGCATCAAAAAGACGAAGTTCGGTCACAGGTGGTGCAAATCACACAAGCATCGGCTTTGGAGTCAGCCTCGGCGCATGGCAGCGCCGAGGCTGCAGCTGCGCACTACCAGACGCTCGCCAAGTCAAGTGATCTCGAAGAAACCTCGCTATATCCATCAGAACAAGCGTACGAACTGTCCGAAAACAAACGGGTTCCTGAATCCTTTCCGCAACACGAATTGTTTGCGGCGCCTCTGGCGAAAAGTGAGGACGGTTCCGTCCCTTCTTCGGAAGCAGCGCGTCAGCAGCACGAGGGACTGCAACCAGAGGTCGAAGTCATTGTGCAGCCACCAGGTGAAGGGTCGACTGATTTGACGTCGGAAGAAGTTCTGTTTCCTAAATCGGGAGGATACGGTGGCCCTTTCGAAATAGGCCCGCAAGAACCGCCCGTGGCCGAGCAATTAGTAGAAATAGAAGAGACTTCCGTACCAACATCAGAGTTAACGTATCAGCCGTCAGAGAGAGTAGAAGCCGCATCCGAGGCTACCATGAAACCATCATCTGAAGAGCCAGTAGAAAAAACATCCGAAGAAAGTCTGGCCGTTCAATACGCTAGTGAAGTCACTGTTAGACAAGCACACCAACCACCTGCGGAACATTTAGTCGAGACCAAAAAACTTTCCGTACCAGCCACAGAAAGGGCGCGCCAAGCACGCGAGAAAGAGCAAACCGAAGTCGAGATTTTGACGAAACCTTCGGCTGTGCAGCCGTCTGAACTTGCATTTGGCGGAGCCTTCGCCGCTCCAGAAACGCATCCGCCATACCAGCACTTCGTGAAGACATCCGAACCAACAACGGAGCCGGAGTACACGTTAGTTCCTGAATCAGAATATTCCGTTTCCTTGGCCGAAGCAGCACGTGAAACATCAGGGCCGACTGTGAAAAACTTGGAAGGATGGAGTCGCAGTGAGTCCGCCGGAAGAACATCCGAGAAAATAATGCCTCGTCGCACTAGACAAGAGCAAGGCACATCCGATAGCGAAATGCGAGCCGCGGGACAAGCGGAATATAGCGAGGATGTTTCCGTGTTTCCCACGGAGACAACGTTACAATCTTCGCTAAATGCGCAAGGAGAGTCAGAAGCCATTCCGGAAGCGATTGCTCAGAAGACGCCTGAAAGAACGCTTGAAGGCAGCTTCGCGCCAACTACAAAGCAAGGCGCACTACCTCCGGAAGGAACAGCGATCGAGCACAGGTCAAGTATCGGCATGACACTAGAAGTGCCGCCGGAAATAGCTGCGCAAGAGATGGCACCTCCTCCACGAAAGCTTTGGTCCGAACTACGCACAGAAGAAGCTCGGAGTGAGAGCTCGCTTCTCGCGACCACTAAGTCTGGCAGGCAGGAGAACGACCTAGCCGCGTTGCCTTACAAGAGCGTCTCCGAGTCATACTTCGCCAGTTTGCCGGGACTGCAAGCGCCGAAAACGCGAACCGAGGACGCGGTCACTATAGAACCGTCAGAACTCCGCACGCTTGAACACGGTCCTATCATGGAAGCCGTGGTGGCGCCAGACTTCGCGCCTTCCGTGGAACACGCCGTTCCGCCATCGCAGCGGCCCCTCCCCGACAtcgcggcgctggcgtcggccgATGCGAAACAACCGGTAGTCGCGGTGCAGGAAGGCGTCGCGTACGCGGCGCTCTCGTATCCAGACGACGGCGACTTGTTCGCCGTGTTCGGCGACATCGACTTTCTGACCCCGCTGGCCACGATCGACGCGGAGCTGCACACGCTGATCGGCGGCTTCCCCCAGGACACGTTGGTGCCCGTGCCGCCGATGGAGTGCAGCCCGTGCATGGCCGCCGAAGCGCAGCCTCCGGAGCCGCTGATACAGCTGAGCGAAGGCAGTCCTTGCGGCATGAGTCCCGTAGACTGGCTTGTCGTGGAAGCGTTCCCGGGCCCGTCGACAGCGCCGGTGGAGATTTCGCAGCTCGGTGTGCCAGCAAGTGTTGAAAGCTCGATGGGCGAGGACCCGTCCATGAGTCCGGGAGAGAAGGAAACGTCGAGGTGA